In a single window of the Vicingaceae bacterium genome:
- a CDS encoding hypothetical protein (possible pseudo, internal stop codon, frameshifted), with product MEKQRIGNTKELSEEERIKIIERSSRTVGRAVFFSILVTLISFSPILFLEGQEKKMFSPLVWTKTFTMIGSAIISLFVVPMLLRSLMKGKLIPESRNPVANFFIKIYSPVLRLCQHWKKTVIAIAALIVVGSIPFVVRLGSEFMPPLDEGSLLFMPVTLPDVSNNEAKRILQVQDKLIMSVPEVENVLGKAGRAYTATDNAPMSMIESIILLKPKSEWRK from the coding sequence TATCAAAATTATTGAACGCTCATCACGCACCGTTGGAAGGGCTGTTTTCTTTTCCATATTGGTAACGCTCATTTCATTCTCTCCCATATTGTTTCTCGAAGGGCAGGAAAAGAAAATGTTTTCGCCTTTGGTATGGACAAAAACCTTTACTATGATTGGCTCCGCCATTATATCATTATTTGTTGTCCCAATGCTGTTGCGTTCTTTAATGAAAGGCAAGCTCATTCCTGAAAGCAGAAACCCCGTTGCAAATTTCTTTATAAAAATATACAGCCCTGTTTTGCGCCTTTGCCAGCATTGGAAAAAAACGGTAATTGCTATTGCTGCTTTAATCGTGGTGGGTAGCATTCCTTTTGTAGTGCGTTTGGGTTCGGAATTTATGCCACCGTTAGACGAAGGTTCTCTTTTGTTTATGCCCGTTACACTTCCTGATGTTTCCAACAACGAAGCCAAACGTATTTTGCAGGTGCAGGACAAACTCATCATGTCTGTTCCCGAAGTGGAAAACGTATTGGGAAAAGCAGGAAGAGCTTATACCGCTACCGACAATGCACCCATGAGTATGATTGAAAGTATTATTTTACTAAAACCAAAATCGGAATGGCGCAAATGA
- a CDS encoding hypothetical protein (possible pseudo, internal stop codon) yields the protein MTTEKLITELNDKVQIPGVTSGWTQPIINRINMLSTGVRTDIGIKIYGQELDTIYNIARQIEKSLQGIEGLTDLYVEQLTGGKYLDVKIKREEIARYNLSIEEVNMIIEMALGGMPLTQTVEGRQRFSVSMRLAQDFRSDISEIKRIPIQTANYGVVPLSAVADIEISEGPPMINSENAMLRGTVLFNVRGRDMGSVVNDAKKRIDAAFEKLPNGYFIEWSGQYENKVRAEKRLKIIIPITLLIIAFVLYFTFHSVKEMLIVLSSIPIALIGGVYSMYFFEVNFSVAVAVGFIALFGIAVETGVLMLVYMNEAIHDAVDKKGSAELSHEEVQTAVFSGAVMRVRPKLMTVMADMIGLMPILLATGVGSDVMKPITIPFVFGLITSTLFVLIVLPVVYQLVKEYELKKRGKVEYLEIKD from the coding sequence ATGACTACCGAAAAACTCATCACAGAGTTAAACGATAAGGTGCAGATACCGGGTGTTACCAGCGGTTGGACACAACCTATTATCAACCGAATCAACATGCTTTCTACCGGAGTGAGAACAGACATCGGAATAAAAATATATGGACAAGAATTAGATACTATTTACAACATTGCAAGGCAAATTGAAAAATCATTACAGGGCATCGAAGGTCTTACCGATTTATATGTAGAGCAACTCACAGGAGGCAAATACCTTGATGTAAAAATTAAGAGGGAGGAAATTGCCCGCTACAATCTTTCTATTGAAGAAGTAAATATGATTATTGAAATGGCATTGGGTGGAATGCCGCTGACGCAAACCGTTGAAGGGCGTCAGCGTTTCAGTGTTTCTATGCGTTTGGCACAGGATTTCAGAAGTGATATTTCAGAAATAAAACGTATACCTATTCAAACCGCTAACTATGGCGTTGTTCCACTTTCGGCAGTCGCAGATATTGAAATTTCTGAGGGGCCGCCCATGATAAATTCTGAAAATGCGATGTTGAGAGGAACGGTTCTGTTCAATGTGCGCGGCAGAGATATGGGCAGTGTGGTAAACGATGCCAAAAAACGAATTGATGCCGCCTTTGAAAAACTTCCCAACGGTTATTTCATAGAATGGAGTGGACAATATGAAAATAAAGTCCGTGCAGAAAAACGATTAAAAATTATCATTCCTATCACCCTTCTCATTATCGCTTTTGTGTTGTATTTCACTTTTCATTCTGTCAAGGAAATGCTCATTGTGCTTTCCAGTATTCCCATTGCTTTAATCGGTGGTGTGTATTCCATGTATTTTTTTGAAGTGAATTTTTCCGTTGCTGTTGCCGTAGGTTTCATTGCCTTGTTTGGAATAGCAGTAGAAACAGGTGTACTGATGCTCGTTTACATGAATGAAGCCATACACGATGCAGTGGATAAAAAGGGAAGCGCAGAACTTTCACACGAAGAAGTTCAGACAGCCGTTTTTTCAGGCGCAGTAATGCGTGTCCGACCCAAACTAATGACCGTAATGGCTGACATGATTGGACTGATGCCTATTCTGTTGGCAACAGGCGTGGGAAGCGATGTAATGAAACCCATCACCATTCCTTTTGTATTCGGGTTGATTACCTCTACACTTTTCGTGTTAATCGTATTACCTGTGGTTTATCAGTTGGTGAAAGAATATGAATTGAAAAAACGAGGCAAAGTAGAATACCTTGAAATAAAAGATTAA
- a CDS encoding ATPase: protein MKTVSAHTIPVTKLITELGSDREKGLNSLEAANRISQYGRNTIQSDKGKHPLKIVLSQFNNLLVYLLLFAAAMSFWFQEYLDATAILLVILVNASIGFWMEMQAERSMNALKKMASVPAKVFRDGKLTEISSEEVVPGDILFVEAGDMITADARIINATQLSVNEASLTGEAMPVEKIANELSEDVPLADRTNMLHKGTFVTNGNATALVTATGMKTELGKIAHLVQGAEQSATPLEKKLQVFSRKLIYITVALVVLIFIVGMFTHGDYLKMLETAIALAVAAIPEGLPIVATLALAQGMMKMAKHNVIVKKLSAVETLGGTTVICTDKTGTLTQNKIEVTDLIPADETSEKNKQIMQQIAVLCNTASIQISENEIKEIGDPLETGLLKYAHKNGENIEQLRQQFPKIDEVPFSSETKMMATLHSGNNGYIVYAKGAAEEILKQCSHILIASEIQVLNEETRKHWKEKSEQLAASGLRVIAGAYKEASSKDISLTTDLVFAGLYGMMDPPAEDVFDAIKECKEAGIKVVMITGDHPATANYIANQLGISENNAPIVGKEMKPASQLSENEKQLWLNTSVFARVTPAQKLDLVTVLQENGNIVAMTGDGVNDAPALKKADIGIAMGVRGTQVAQEVADMVLKDDKFSSIVLAIKQGRVIFKNIQEFVIYLLSCNMSELFVVSLTALSNLHFQLIPLQILFINLITDVLPALALGVSEGSPFVMKHKPRNPAEPLLKTRQWYAVWVYAAIISVCTLGAVFFSQIVLHTGERFDPKLCNNILFFTLIFCQLFHVFNMASVKTSFFKSEVFRNKYVWYALVSSLLIVLSVFFIPPVREALNVQSLKLEDWLVVIASALISLLVIQFLKRTNLIHDED from the coding sequence ATGAAAACAGTAAGCGCACATACAATCCCTGTAACAAAACTTATCACTGAACTTGGTAGTGATAGAGAAAAAGGATTAAATTCACTTGAAGCAGCCAACCGTATTTCACAATACGGCAGAAACACTATTCAATCCGATAAAGGAAAACATCCCTTGAAAATAGTCCTGTCTCAATTTAATAACCTCTTGGTGTATTTACTGCTGTTTGCAGCCGCCATGTCATTTTGGTTTCAGGAATACTTGGATGCAACCGCAATTCTGCTTGTAATACTCGTAAATGCGAGCATTGGCTTTTGGATGGAAATGCAGGCAGAACGCTCCATGAATGCCCTTAAAAAAATGGCAAGTGTTCCGGCAAAAGTGTTCAGGGATGGTAAGTTAACTGAAATTTCTTCCGAAGAAGTCGTTCCGGGCGATATATTATTTGTTGAGGCAGGCGATATGATTACTGCCGATGCAAGGATTATTAATGCAACGCAACTTTCAGTAAATGAAGCATCGCTTACGGGTGAAGCCATGCCCGTTGAAAAAATCGCAAACGAACTTTCGGAAGATGTGCCGCTTGCCGACCGAACCAACATGCTGCACAAAGGCACTTTTGTTACCAACGGAAATGCAACTGCATTGGTAACGGCAACAGGAATGAAAACCGAATTGGGAAAAATTGCTCATCTCGTGCAAGGTGCCGAGCAATCAGCCACACCGCTCGAAAAAAAGTTACAGGTTTTTAGCCGTAAACTCATCTACATTACGGTTGCTTTAGTAGTGCTGATTTTCATTGTCGGAATGTTCACGCATGGCGATTATCTGAAAATGCTCGAAACAGCTATTGCCCTTGCTGTAGCAGCTATCCCTGAAGGTCTTCCCATTGTAGCAACACTCGCATTAGCGCAGGGCATGATGAAAATGGCAAAGCACAATGTAATTGTAAAAAAACTTTCAGCGGTGGAAACCCTTGGCGGCACAACTGTTATTTGCACCGACAAAACAGGAACACTAACACAAAATAAAATAGAGGTTACAGACTTAATCCCTGCTGATGAAACTTCTGAAAAGAACAAACAAATCATGCAGCAAATCGCTGTTTTATGCAACACAGCATCCATTCAGATTTCAGAAAACGAAATAAAAGAAATTGGCGACCCGCTGGAAACGGGCTTATTGAAATATGCACACAAAAACGGAGAGAATATTGAGCAGTTGCGACAGCAGTTTCCTAAAATAGATGAAGTCCCGTTTTCATCGGAAACAAAAATGATGGCAACGCTGCATAGCGGAAACAATGGATATATTGTTTATGCCAAAGGCGCGGCAGAAGAAATCCTTAAACAATGCAGCCATATTCTTATCGCTTCCGAAATTCAAGTGCTGAATGAAGAAACAAGAAAACATTGGAAAGAAAAATCGGAACAATTGGCAGCATCCGGTTTACGGGTAATAGCCGGAGCATATAAGGAAGCATCCTCAAAAGATATTTCGCTTACCACCGATTTGGTTTTTGCGGGGCTTTACGGCATGATGGACCCTCCAGCCGAAGATGTGTTTGATGCCATCAAAGAATGTAAAGAGGCAGGTATTAAAGTCGTAATGATTACAGGCGACCATCCCGCTACTGCCAATTACATTGCTAATCAATTAGGCATTTCTGAAAACAATGCCCCAATTGTCGGAAAAGAAATGAAACCCGCTTCCCAATTGAGCGAAAATGAAAAACAACTTTGGCTCAATACATCTGTTTTTGCAAGGGTAACTCCCGCACAAAAATTAGATTTGGTAACGGTATTGCAGGAGAATGGAAATATAGTTGCCATGACAGGCGATGGAGTGAATGATGCCCCTGCTTTAAAAAAGGCAGACATCGGCATTGCAATGGGAGTGAGAGGAACACAAGTGGCTCAGGAAGTAGCAGACATGGTGTTGAAAGACGATAAGTTTTCGTCCATTGTTCTCGCCATTAAACAAGGTCGTGTTATTTTCAAAAACATTCAGGAATTTGTCATTTACCTGCTTTCCTGCAACATGAGCGAATTGTTTGTTGTGTCATTGACAGCTTTGTCTAACCTGCATTTTCAATTAATTCCACTGCAAATACTTTTTATCAATCTCATAACCGATGTATTGCCCGCCCTTGCTTTGGGAGTAAGCGAAGGCAGTCCTTTTGTGATGAAGCATAAACCCCGAAATCCTGCTGAACCACTTTTAAAAACAAGACAGTGGTATGCCGTATGGGTTTATGCGGCAATCATTTCCGTTTGCACCTTGGGAGCAGTTTTCTTTAGTCAAATTGTTTTGCATACAGGCGAACGCTTTGACCCGAAATTGTGCAACAACATTTTATTCTTCACACTTATATTTTGCCAGTTGTTCCATGTGTTCAATATGGCATCGGTTAAAACATCTTTCTTCAAATCCGAAGTATTTCGCAATAAATATGTGTGGTATGCACTGGTTTCAAGTTTGCTCATTGTGCTTTCTGTATTTTTTATTCCCCCGGTTCGTGAAGCATTGAATGTTCAGTCGCTTAAATTAGAAGACTGGTTGGTAGTTATTGCTTCTGCTTTGATTTCGCTCTTGGTTATTCAATTTTTAAAACGCACAAACCTAATACACGATGAAGATTAA